Proteins encoded together in one Streptomyces sp. TLI_171 window:
- a CDS encoding NAD(P)-dependent oxidoreductase yields MRVLLLGADGFIGRRVADRLLAEEGLQVTVLGRGDSADIRFDLAAGSPGALARFLDAVAAQVVINCAGATYGTSRTLIRSNTLAVATVCEAIRRSREPARLVHVGSAAEYGPAQPGGPIPESAEPRPVGPYGVSKLAGTELVLASGLDALVLRVFDVVGPGAPTASLFGRLAEGLRRALEQDESQVRMPDLSGHRDFVDVRDVARAIQAAAVSAATGVINIGSGHAVRARDAAHLLVRASGFEGTVTEDARQVVLPAQQAGAEGSRAAEARPAVEPVQWRQADVRTARDRLGWRTQVPLEESLGDVWLETACRV; encoded by the coding sequence ATGAGGGTGCTGCTGCTGGGAGCCGACGGATTCATCGGCCGGCGGGTGGCCGACCGGCTGCTGGCGGAGGAGGGGCTCCAGGTGACCGTGCTGGGCCGGGGCGACTCCGCCGACATCCGGTTCGACCTGGCCGCGGGGAGTCCGGGTGCGCTGGCCCGGTTCCTGGACGCGGTGGCCGCGCAGGTGGTGATCAACTGCGCCGGGGCCACCTACGGGACCTCGCGGACCCTGATCCGGTCCAACACGCTGGCGGTGGCGACGGTCTGCGAGGCGATCCGGCGCAGCCGGGAGCCCGCGCGGCTGGTGCACGTGGGCTCGGCGGCGGAGTACGGCCCGGCGCAGCCCGGCGGGCCGATCCCGGAGAGCGCGGAGCCGCGCCCGGTCGGGCCGTACGGGGTGTCGAAGCTGGCGGGCACCGAACTGGTGCTGGCCTCCGGCCTGGACGCGCTGGTGCTGCGGGTGTTCGACGTGGTCGGCCCGGGGGCGCCGACGGCCTCGCTGTTCGGGCGGCTGGCGGAGGGCCTGCGGCGGGCCCTGGAGCAGGACGAGTCGCAGGTGCGGATGCCGGACCTGTCCGGGCACCGGGACTTCGTGGACGTCCGTGACGTGGCGCGGGCGATCCAGGCGGCGGCGGTCTCGGCGGCCACCGGGGTGATCAACATCGGCTCCGGCCACGCCGTCCGGGCCCGGGACGCGGCGCACCTGCTGGTGCGGGCGTCCGGCTTCGAGGGCACCGTCACCGAGGACGCCCGCCAGGTGGTGCTGCCCGCCCAGCAGGCGGGCGCCGAGGGGTCGCGGGCGGCCGAGGCGCGGCCGGCCGTGGAGCCGGTGCAGTGGCGGCAGGCGGACGTCAGGACCGCCAGGGACCGTCTCGGATGGCGGACGCAGGTGCCGCTGGAGGAGTCGCTGGGGGACGTCTGGCTGGAGACCGCCTGCCGGGTGTGA
- the moeZ gene encoding adenylyltransferase/sulfurtransferase MoeZ gives MSLPPLVEPAAELTVEEVRRYSRHLIIPDVGMDGQKRLKNAKVLCVGAGGLGSPALMYMAAAGVGTLGIVEFDTVDESNLQRQIIHGQSDIGRSKAESARDSVKEINPLVNVVLHEERLDNDNVMEIFSGYDLIVDGTDNFATRYLVNDAAVLLGKPYVWGSIYRFDGQASVFWAEHGPCYRCLYPEAPPPGMVPSCAEGGVLGVLCASIGSIQVNEAIKLLAGIGEPLVGRLMIYDALEMQYRSVKVRKDPNCAVCGENPTVTELIDYESFCGVVSEEASAAAIGSTITSKQLKEWIDNGENIDIIDVREINEYEIVNIPGARLIPKNEFLMGNALQDLPQDKRIVLHCKTGVRSAEVLAVLKAAGFSDAVHLGGGVVGWVNQIEPEKPIY, from the coding sequence GTGTCGCTGCCCCCCCTGGTCGAGCCCGCCGCCGAGCTCACCGTCGAAGAGGTCCGCCGGTACTCCCGCCACCTGATCATTCCCGATGTGGGCATGGACGGGCAGAAGCGGCTGAAGAACGCCAAGGTGCTGTGCGTCGGCGCCGGCGGCCTCGGGTCGCCGGCCCTGATGTACATGGCCGCCGCCGGTGTCGGCACGCTCGGCATCGTCGAGTTCGACACCGTCGACGAGTCCAACCTGCAGCGGCAGATCATCCACGGCCAGTCCGACATCGGCCGGTCCAAGGCGGAGTCCGCGCGCGACTCGGTCAAGGAGATCAACCCGCTGGTCAACGTGGTCCTGCACGAGGAGCGCCTCGACAACGACAACGTGATGGAGATCTTCTCCGGCTACGACCTGATCGTCGACGGCACCGACAACTTCGCCACCCGGTACCTGGTGAACGACGCCGCGGTGCTGCTCGGCAAGCCGTACGTGTGGGGCTCGATCTACCGCTTCGACGGCCAGGCCAGCGTGTTCTGGGCCGAGCACGGCCCCTGCTACCGCTGCCTGTACCCGGAGGCCCCGCCGCCGGGCATGGTCCCGTCCTGCGCCGAGGGCGGCGTGCTGGGCGTGCTGTGCGCCTCGATCGGCTCGATCCAGGTCAACGAGGCCATCAAGCTGCTGGCCGGGATCGGCGAGCCGCTGGTCGGCCGGCTGATGATCTACGACGCCCTGGAGATGCAGTACCGCTCGGTGAAGGTCCGCAAGGACCCGAACTGCGCCGTCTGCGGCGAGAACCCGACCGTCACCGAGCTGATCGACTACGAGTCGTTCTGCGGCGTCGTCTCGGAGGAGGCCTCGGCCGCGGCGATCGGCTCGACGATCACCTCCAAGCAGCTCAAGGAGTGGATCGACAACGGCGAGAACATCGACATCATCGATGTCCGCGAGATCAACGAGTACGAGATCGTCAACATCCCGGGCGCCCGCCTGATCCCGAAGAACGAGTTCCTGATGGGCAACGCCCTGCAGGACCTGCCGCAGGACAAGCGGATCGTGCTGCACTGCAAGACCGGCGTCCGCTCGGCCGAGGTGCTGGCCGTGCTGAAGGCCGCGGGCTTCAGCGACGCGGTGCACCTGGGCGGCGGCGTGGTCGGCTGGGTCAACCAGATCGAGCCGGAGAAGCCGATCTACTGA
- a CDS encoding TetR/AcrR family transcriptional regulator, with the protein MPKAPTPRERARAEFTREIKDTARRHLAEHGPAGLSMRSLARDVGLVSASALYRYYPGRDALLTALIADAYAALGDAADAAADPFDGVDHPGRWLAVCHAVRDWALAHPHEFALVHGSPVPGYTAPEDTTGPGTRLPLLIGRLFQEAAVAGGYRPLGDPAVPDAARAALAPLLTRLPPGTPDHLVVAALAAWSDLLGALSLELFGHLARITADARAYFDHLMSRTGALLGLAATR; encoded by the coding sequence ATGCCGAAGGCCCCCACCCCCCGCGAGCGGGCCCGCGCCGAGTTCACCCGCGAGATCAAGGACACCGCCCGCCGCCACCTGGCCGAGCACGGCCCGGCCGGGCTCTCCATGCGCTCCCTCGCCCGCGACGTCGGCCTGGTCTCCGCCTCCGCGCTGTACCGCTACTACCCGGGCCGCGACGCGCTGCTCACCGCGCTGATCGCCGACGCCTACGCCGCGCTCGGCGACGCGGCGGACGCCGCCGCCGACCCCTTCGACGGGGTCGACCACCCGGGCCGCTGGCTGGCCGTCTGCCACGCCGTCCGCGACTGGGCGCTGGCCCACCCGCACGAGTTCGCCCTGGTGCACGGCTCCCCCGTGCCCGGCTACACCGCCCCCGAGGACACCACCGGCCCCGGCACCCGGCTGCCGCTGCTGATCGGCCGGCTGTTCCAGGAGGCCGCCGTGGCCGGCGGCTACCGCCCGCTCGGCGACCCCGCCGTCCCGGACGCCGCCCGGGCCGCGCTCGCCCCGCTGCTGACCCGGCTGCCGCCCGGCACCCCCGACCACCTGGTGGTGGCCGCGCTGGCCGCCTGGAGCGACCTGCTGGGGGCGCTCTCGCTGGAGCTGTTCGGGCACCTGGCCCGGATCACCGCCGACGCCCGCGCGTACTTCGACCACCTGATGAGCCGCACCGGCGCCCTGCTCGGCCTGGCCGCGACCCGCTGA
- a CDS encoding NAD-dependent epimerase/dehydratase family protein, with protein MSKHLVVGAGPVGSATARLLAERGEQVVVVTRTAASARPLDGVTRLHLDAADPAALTAAAEGAAVLYNCANPPYHRWPEIWPPLAASLLTAAERSGAVLATVSNLYGYGAVDGPMSPDTPLRPNSAKGEVRAAMWRDALAAHRAGRVRATEVRGSDYLGPGAVSALDDRAFSRALTGRTVQVLGDPDAPHSWTSPADTARLLAAVGSDERAWGRAWHVPGNPARSQREVIADLCAAAGKPAAKVARVPGPVLALLGLVNPTVRSVRETAYQFERPFVIDDSASREVFGLAPTPWETVLAEIAAAY; from the coding sequence ATGAGCAAGCACCTGGTCGTCGGCGCCGGACCGGTCGGCTCGGCCACCGCCCGACTGCTCGCCGAACGCGGCGAGCAGGTCGTGGTGGTCACCCGCACCGCCGCCTCCGCCCGTCCGCTGGACGGCGTCACCCGCCTGCACCTGGACGCCGCCGACCCCGCGGCGCTCACCGCCGCCGCCGAGGGCGCCGCGGTGCTCTACAACTGCGCCAACCCGCCCTACCACCGCTGGCCGGAGATCTGGCCGCCGCTCGCCGCCTCCCTGCTGACCGCCGCCGAACGCAGCGGCGCCGTCCTCGCCACCGTCTCCAACCTGTACGGCTACGGCGCGGTGGACGGGCCGATGAGCCCCGACACGCCGCTGCGGCCGAACTCCGCCAAGGGCGAGGTGCGGGCCGCGATGTGGCGCGACGCGCTCGCCGCCCACCGGGCCGGGCGGGTGCGGGCCACCGAGGTGCGCGGGTCCGACTACCTGGGGCCGGGCGCCGTCAGCGCGCTCGACGACCGGGCGTTCTCCCGGGCGCTGACCGGGCGCACCGTCCAGGTGCTCGGCGACCCCGACGCCCCGCACAGCTGGACCTCGCCCGCCGACACCGCCCGGCTGCTGGCCGCCGTCGGCTCCGACGAACGCGCCTGGGGCCGGGCCTGGCACGTGCCCGGCAACCCGGCCCGCAGCCAGCGCGAGGTGATCGCCGACCTCTGCGCGGCCGCCGGGAAGCCCGCCGCCAAGGTCGCCCGCGTCCCCGGCCCGGTGCTGGCCCTGCTCGGGCTGGTCAACCCGACGGTGCGCTCGGTCCGCGAGACGGCGTACCAGTTCGAGCGGCCGTTCGTCATCGACGACAGCGCCTCCCGGGAGGTGTTCGGCCTGGCGCCGACGCCCTGGGAGACGGTGCTCGCCGAGATCGCGGCCGCCTACTAG
- a CDS encoding lysylphosphatidylglycerol synthase transmembrane domain-containing protein, whose product MTGTAELNVDEDSGESATDGSARRGDHAPPVDLRHRARDAHHTGEEAVAPQLPPDDGPDRPDAPDRPPERPEGSDDRPERRADRPAEEPAEEPAGEYLAVDEPLLAPRAHRPSDLLRFLAGLLGIIAVFVLAQVAVSTTTGIENDITVNANRIPGVLSKIAALVSSIAVLTVPLVFAVERLIKRDGLRVADGVLASVLAYGVSLGVDWWVAASAPEEIRNALTQNSPGSETLTDPVHGYLAPVIAYMTAVGMSSRPRWRVALWVVVILSGAAELINGNTTPLSLLLTVLIGWSVAYGTLYAIGSPNIRPTGQHLMIGLRKVGFAPSAAHLAPDAPGGTRRYLVTQQTGPLLDVHIIDREQQASGFFYRAWRRLRLRSVAVRRSPQSLRQALEQEALIAYAAAASGARAPQLVATSELGPDAAILVYENVAGRTLDELADDEVTDEVMASFWESVSTLHERRIAHRRLTGESLLVVDERTGCLTNLSGGDIAAGDLTLRIDVAQLLTTFALRIGPERSVAVATAVLGPTRIAEALPLLQPVGLSRQTRGDLQRMTKERKAAAQALALKQVAAGERTQQQAEEDIAQAGEDLLSKIRAEILQIAPEAPMAPAKLERLKPKTLIMVVALTFAAYLALTTIRPDQFKVSQMNWAWAAAALAAAAVSYVAAAMSLTGFVPERLPFGRTVAAQVAGSFVKLVAPAAVGGIALNTRYLQRAGIRPVQAVASVGASQLAGLGGHLVLLFAFGLITGSQTNGDLGASRAVIIGVLSAAVLALVVAAVAPLRRFVVTRVRSLFFGVVPRMLDLMQTPRKLVTGFGGILLLTLSFTACLDASVQAFGGGGHVTYAAVAVVFLTANAAGSAIPTPGGIGPVEIALITALTVAGVPATAATPAVFLYRLLTFWLPVLPGWIAYNVLQRRNAL is encoded by the coding sequence ATGACCGGGACGGCAGAATTGAACGTGGACGAGGACTCCGGGGAGTCCGCCACCGACGGTTCCGCCCGCCGGGGCGACCACGCCCCGCCGGTCGACCTGCGCCACCGGGCGCGGGACGCGCACCACACGGGGGAGGAAGCGGTGGCCCCACAGCTGCCGCCGGACGACGGTCCGGACCGTCCGGACGCACCGGACCGGCCGCCCGAGCGTCCGGAAGGGTCCGACGACCGGCCGGAACGGCGCGCGGACCGGCCGGCCGAGGAGCCGGCCGAGGAGCCGGCCGGCGAGTACCTGGCGGTCGACGAACCGCTGCTGGCGCCGCGCGCCCACCGGCCGTCCGACCTGCTGCGCTTCCTCGCGGGCCTGCTCGGCATCATCGCGGTGTTCGTGCTAGCGCAGGTGGCGGTCTCCACCACCACCGGCATCGAGAACGACATCACCGTCAACGCCAACCGGATCCCCGGCGTGCTGTCGAAGATCGCCGCCCTGGTGTCCTCCATCGCGGTGCTGACGGTGCCGCTGGTCTTCGCGGTCGAGCGGCTGATCAAACGCGACGGCCTGCGGGTCGCCGACGGCGTGCTCGCCTCGGTGCTCGCGTACGGCGTCTCGCTCGGCGTGGACTGGTGGGTGGCCGCCAGCGCCCCCGAGGAGATCCGCAACGCGCTGACCCAGAACTCGCCCGGCAGCGAGACCCTCACCGACCCGGTGCACGGCTACCTCGCGCCGGTGATCGCCTACATGACGGCCGTCGGCATGTCGAGCCGCCCGCGCTGGCGGGTCGCGCTGTGGGTGGTGGTGATCCTCTCCGGCGCGGCCGAGCTGATCAACGGCAACACCACGCCGCTGTCGCTGCTGCTGACCGTGCTGATCGGCTGGTCGGTGGCGTACGGCACGCTGTACGCGATCGGCTCGCCGAACATCCGGCCCACCGGGCAGCACCTGATGATCGGCCTGCGCAAGGTCGGCTTCGCCCCGTCCGCCGCGCACCTCGCCCCCGACGCCCCCGGCGGCACCCGCCGCTACCTGGTCACCCAGCAGACCGGGCCGCTGCTGGACGTCCACATCATCGACCGCGAGCAGCAGGCCTCCGGGTTCTTCTACCGGGCCTGGCGGCGGCTGCGGCTGCGCTCGGTCGCGGTCCGCCGCAGCCCGCAGTCGCTGCGCCAGGCACTGGAGCAGGAGGCGCTGATCGCGTACGCCGCGGCCGCCTCCGGGGCCCGCGCCCCGCAGCTGGTCGCCACCTCCGAGCTGGGCCCGGACGCCGCGATCCTGGTCTACGAGAACGTGGCCGGCCGCACCCTGGACGAGCTCGCCGACGACGAGGTCACCGACGAGGTGATGGCCTCCTTCTGGGAGTCCGTCTCGACCCTGCACGAGCGCCGGATCGCGCACCGCCGGCTCACCGGCGAGTCCCTGCTGGTGGTTGACGAGCGCACCGGCTGCCTGACCAACCTGTCCGGCGGCGACATCGCGGCCGGCGACCTGACGCTGCGCATCGACGTCGCCCAGCTGCTCACCACCTTCGCGCTGCGGATCGGCCCCGAGCGCTCGGTCGCGGTCGCCACCGCGGTGCTCGGCCCGACCCGGATCGCCGAGGCGCTGCCGCTGCTGCAGCCGGTCGGCCTGAGCCGGCAGACCCGCGGCGACCTCCAGCGGATGACCAAGGAGCGGAAGGCCGCCGCGCAGGCGCTGGCGCTCAAGCAGGTCGCGGCGGGCGAGCGCACCCAGCAGCAGGCGGAGGAGGACATCGCGCAGGCCGGCGAGGACCTGCTGTCCAAGATCCGGGCGGAGATCCTGCAGATCGCCCCCGAGGCGCCGATGGCGCCCGCCAAGCTGGAGCGGCTGAAGCCGAAGACGCTGATCATGGTGGTGGCGCTGACCTTCGCCGCCTACCTGGCGCTGACCACCATCCGGCCGGACCAGTTCAAGGTCTCCCAGATGAACTGGGCCTGGGCGGCGGCCGCGCTGGCCGCCGCGGCGGTCTCCTACGTGGCCGCCGCGATGAGCCTGACCGGCTTCGTCCCGGAACGGCTCCCGTTCGGGCGGACGGTGGCCGCGCAGGTGGCCGGCTCCTTCGTGAAGCTGGTCGCCCCGGCCGCGGTCGGCGGCATCGCGCTGAACACCCGCTACCTGCAGCGGGCCGGCATCCGCCCGGTGCAGGCGGTCGCCTCGGTCGGGGCCTCGCAGCTGGCCGGCCTGGGCGGGCACCTGGTGCTGCTGTTCGCGTTCGGTCTGATCACCGGCTCGCAGACCAACGGCGACCTGGGCGCCTCCCGGGCGGTGATCATCGGGGTGCTGAGCGCCGCGGTGCTCGCCCTGGTGGTGGCCGCGGTCGCCCCGCTGCGGCGCTTCGTGGTGACCCGGGTCCGCTCGCTGTTCTTCGGCGTCGTCCCGCGGATGCTCGACCTGATGCAGACCCCGCGCAAGCTGGTCACCGGCTTCGGCGGCATCCTGCTGCTGACGCTCTCCTTCACCGCCTGCCTGGACGCCTCCGTGCAGGCCTTCGGCGGCGGCGGGCACGTCACCTACGCGGCCGTCGCGGTGGTCTTCCTGACCGCCAACGCGGCCGGCTCGGCGATCCCCACCCCGGGCGGCATCGGCCCGGTCGAGATCGCCCTGATCACCGCCCTCACCGTGGCGGGCGTCCCCGCCACGGCCGCCACCCCGGCGGTGTTCCTCTACCGCCTGCTGACCTTCTGGCTCCCGGTGCTGCCGGGCTGGATCGCCTACAACGTGCTGCAGCGGCGGAACGCGCTCTAG
- a CDS encoding MGMT family protein has product MRRMTEPMDVPEIPPFAEAVLDLAERIPPGRVMTYGDVAEYLGRGGPRQVGRAMALYGGAVPWWRVIRADGRPLPGHEHRALPEYRSEGTPLRTVGGEPRVDLRAARWDGTAGA; this is encoded by the coding sequence ATGCGTCGGATGACCGAGCCGATGGACGTGCCCGAGATCCCGCCGTTCGCGGAGGCGGTGCTCGACCTCGCCGAGCGGATCCCGCCGGGCCGGGTGATGACCTACGGCGACGTCGCCGAGTACCTGGGCCGCGGCGGGCCCCGCCAGGTCGGCCGGGCGATGGCCCTGTACGGCGGCGCGGTGCCCTGGTGGCGGGTGATCCGGGCGGACGGCCGGCCGCTGCCCGGCCACGAGCACCGCGCGCTCCCCGAGTACCGGTCCGAGGGCACCCCGCTGCGCACCGTCGGCGGCGAACCGCGGGTCGACCTGCGGGCCGCGCGCTGGGACGGGACCGCGGGAGCCTGA